In one window of Musa acuminata AAA Group cultivar baxijiao chromosome BXJ3-2, Cavendish_Baxijiao_AAA, whole genome shotgun sequence DNA:
- the LOC103975342 gene encoding GDSL esterase/lipase APG-like, producing the protein MARRFNSVGELVTLALFFLHFVGGDAQSSAALVPALITFGDSTVDVGNNDYLKTVFRADFPPYGRDFKNHEPTGRFCNGKLATDLTADTLGFTTYPPAYLSPQASGKNLLIGANFASAGSGLYDETSYLSHAIPLTQQLEYYKEYQSKLAHVAGSSQAKAIISDALYIVSTGASDFIQNYYINPFLFKTQSPDQFSSFLVDIFSNFVKNLYGLGARRIGVTSLPPLGCLPVTITLFGHGSNRCVTRLNSDAQNYNRKLNAATNSLAKHLPNLKIAVFDIYKPLDDLVTKPSDFGFFEARRGCCGTGTVETTSLLCNQHSIGTCPNATGYVFWDSVHPSESANQVLADSLIVEGINLIL; encoded by the exons ATGGCAAGGAGATTTAACAGTGTGGGGGAGCTGGTGACTTTGGCCCTCTTCTTCCTTCATTTCGTGGGCGGCGATGCACAATCGTCGGCGGCGCTCGTCCCCGCCTTAATAACATTTGGTGACTCCACGGTTGATGTGGGGAACAATGACTACCTCAAAACCGTCTTCAGGGCGGACTTCCCTCCATATGGAAGGGACTTCAAGAACCATGAGCCGACCGGGAGGTTCTGCAATGGGAAGCTGGCAACAGATCTCACTG CTGACACCCTGGGATTCACCACCTACCCACCTGCTTATCTTAGCCCACAAGCATCCGGGAAGAACCTGCTCATTGGAGCCAACTTTGCTTCCGCAGGATCTGGTCTCTATGATGAAACTTCTTACTTATCT CATGCCATTCCACTAACTCAGCAGCTGGAGTACTACAAGGAGTACCAATCTAAGCTTGCTCACGTGGCTGGAAGCAGCCAGGCTAAAGCCATCATCTCCGACGCCCTCTACATAGTGAGCACCGGCGCCAGCGACTTCATCCAGAACTACTACATCAATCCTTTTCTCTTCAAGACCCAATCGCCCGACCAGTTCTCCTCGTTCCTCGTTGACATCTTCTCAAACTTTGTCAAG AATTTGTATGGCTTAGGTGCTCGAAGGATCGGCGTGACATCATTGCCACCGCTGGGTTGCCTTCCTGTAACGATCACGCTCTTTGGACATGGCAGCAACCGATGCGTGACGAGACTCAACTCCGATGCGCAGAACTATAACAGGAAGCTAAATGCGGCGACGAACTCGTTAGCTAAGCACTTGCCCAACCTCAAGATCGCGGTCTTCGACATCTACAAGCCCCTGGATGACCTTGTCACCAAGCCTTCCGACTTCG GGTTCTTCGAAGCAAGGAGAGGATGCTGCGGGACCGGGACAGTGGAGACGACATCGTTACTGTGCAATCAGCACTCGATCGGGACGTGCCCTAACGCCACCGGGTATGTGTTCTGGGATAGCGTACACCCATCGGAGTCTGCAAACCAAGTGCTTGCAGACTCCCTCATCGTCGAGGGCATCAACCTCATTCTGTGA